In one window of Sandaracinaceae bacterium DNA:
- a CDS encoding PHP domain-containing protein, producing the protein MPRARHGPLALGVLCGALVVAVSGSSGQASHGTRRGPPAPVTEDWPRLLTVVPDGTYAAFGVDGHAHSSISRDARLPPPVVAELASQMDLDALVLTDHGGSHGAEVAQRADLLVLPGVEVGGEFGHAVVWGTRAHAREYRKASNANLDATAALAHADGAIIALAHPGWWISRHQYDPRMWMDRDALRRGGIAEGLDALELWNGVYPRYTEALLRDWVDLWEAGNEVPIVGNSDFHRRAQHHLGTPRTFVLCPVPPGGAPSLDRACVLDAARRGRSYLSQGPAIAWSANGRIAGERIVAAPGELIRLTVEVKLRDALGEPLLEVLRGNEVVETRPLPNLHTRHEVRVTMPDHDTPLWLRVAYGTYDYSTPPFALVTNPITLDVPPARTDTREAAGGSLARRRYALGAESRSHWAADRWVRDRLQALVLQDRSGRIQRVGARRRIARAR; encoded by the coding sequence GTGCCGCGCGCTAGGCACGGTCCGCTCGCGCTCGGCGTGCTGTGCGGCGCGCTGGTCGTCGCGGTGAGCGGGTCCAGCGGCCAAGCGAGCCACGGGACGCGCCGAGGCCCCCCCGCCCCCGTCACCGAGGACTGGCCGCGGCTGCTCACCGTGGTGCCGGACGGCACCTACGCCGCGTTCGGGGTGGACGGCCACGCGCACTCGAGTATCTCGCGCGACGCGCGCTTACCGCCGCCGGTCGTGGCGGAGCTCGCGTCGCAGATGGACCTCGACGCGCTGGTACTGACCGACCACGGAGGCAGCCACGGCGCCGAGGTCGCCCAGCGCGCGGACCTGCTGGTGCTGCCGGGCGTCGAGGTGGGTGGCGAGTTCGGTCACGCCGTGGTCTGGGGCACGCGCGCACACGCCCGCGAGTACCGCAAGGCCTCCAACGCCAACCTGGACGCCACGGCGGCGCTCGCCCACGCGGACGGCGCCATCATCGCGCTGGCGCACCCAGGCTGGTGGATCAGCCGCCACCAATACGACCCGCGCATGTGGATGGACCGCGACGCGCTCCGCCGGGGAGGCATCGCCGAAGGGCTGGACGCGCTCGAGCTGTGGAACGGCGTCTACCCGCGCTACACCGAGGCGCTGCTGCGCGACTGGGTCGACCTGTGGGAAGCCGGCAACGAGGTGCCCATCGTCGGCAACAGCGACTTCCACCGGCGCGCGCAGCACCACTTGGGCACGCCGCGCACCTTCGTGCTCTGCCCGGTGCCACCCGGAGGCGCGCCCAGCCTCGACCGAGCGTGCGTGCTGGACGCCGCGCGGCGCGGGCGCTCGTACCTGTCCCAAGGGCCCGCGATCGCCTGGTCCGCCAACGGTCGCATCGCTGGCGAGCGCATCGTCGCGGCGCCTGGCGAGCTCATCCGGCTCACCGTCGAGGTGAAGCTGCGCGACGCGCTGGGCGAGCCGCTGCTCGAGGTGCTGCGGGGCAACGAGGTGGTCGAGACGCGCCCGCTGCCCAACCTGCACACCCGCCACGAGGTGCGCGTCACGATGCCCGATCACGACACGCCGCTCTGGCTGCGCGTCGCCTACGGCACGTACGACTACAGCACGCCGCCGTTCGCGCTGGTCACCAACCCCATCACGCTCGACGTCCCTCCCGCCCGCACGGACACGCGCGAGGCCGCGGGTGGGTCGCTGGCCCGGCGTCGCTACGCGCTCGGCGCCGAGTCACGCAGCCACTGGGCCGCCGACCGCTGGGTGCGCGACCGACTCCAAGCGCTGGTGCTGCAAGACCGGAGCGGACGCATCCAACGCGTCGGGGCGCGTCGCCGCATCGCGCGGGCGCGCTGA
- a CDS encoding helix-turn-helix transcriptional regulator: MGRAPALADEPRAEAGLFPALLRHWRRQRGRSQLDVALDAGVSTRHLSFLETGRAGPSREMVLRLGGALAVPLRDQNRLLDAAGFAPEFPEPDAAGPLTPAIEQALARMLAQQEPYPLTVLDRRYDIVRANAAAMRILPRFVADPITLRGPLNVFRMLFDARMGRRFVDDWERVARELVGRLQREVLSAPEDDALRELLAELRATPDVPARVFQPDLTAPSGPTLAIRLRRDDLVLGFFTTITTFNAPHDVTLEELRIESYFPLDDATATACAALAAAG, from the coding sequence GTGGGGCGCGCGCCCGCGCTAGCGGACGAGCCGCGGGCGGAGGCCGGGCTGTTCCCCGCGCTGCTGCGCCACTGGCGCCGACAGCGGGGACGCAGCCAGCTGGACGTGGCGCTCGACGCCGGCGTGTCCACGCGCCACCTGAGCTTCCTCGAGACCGGCCGCGCCGGGCCCAGCCGCGAGATGGTGCTGCGCCTGGGCGGGGCGCTGGCCGTGCCGCTGCGGGACCAGAACCGCCTGCTGGACGCTGCCGGGTTCGCGCCGGAATTCCCCGAGCCCGACGCTGCGGGGCCGCTGACCCCGGCCATCGAGCAGGCGCTCGCGCGCATGCTGGCGCAGCAGGAGCCCTACCCGCTGACCGTGCTGGACCGGCGCTACGACATCGTGCGGGCGAACGCGGCGGCCATGCGCATCCTGCCGCGCTTCGTGGCCGACCCCATCACGCTGCGCGGCCCGCTGAACGTGTTCCGCATGCTGTTCGATGCGCGCATGGGGCGGCGCTTCGTCGACGACTGGGAGCGCGTGGCCCGCGAGCTGGTGGGCCGCCTGCAGCGCGAGGTGCTGAGCGCGCCCGAAGACGACGCGCTGCGCGAGCTGCTGGCCGAGCTGCGGGCGACCCCGGACGTGCCGGCGCGCGTGTTCCAGCCGGACCTCACGGCGCCGAGCGGGCCCACGTTGGCCATCCGGCTGCGGCGCGACGACCTGGTGCTCGGCTTCTTCACGACCATCACCACGTTCAATGCGCCGCACGACGTGACGCTCGAGGAGCTGCGCATCGAGAGCTACTTCCCGCTGGACGACGCGACCGCCACGGCGTGCGCGGCGTTGGCCGCGGCGGGGTGA
- a CDS encoding caspase family protein, which yields MPKTPHLLGPLCAALLALHGVHPARSQAQGSAPRPERMELAPDAHAYALVVGSNAGGPGQEPLAFAERDADRVAEVLVELGHYPPAGVDLLHSPTRAQLRASLARLRQRLAAHAARDEQSVVFFYYSGHAQSQALRLGREEFPLTELRSAIDALPATLTLVVLDACQSGAYSRVRGANPTADFSHNSIQQLQTRGVAVMASSSGTELSQESERLSAGYFTHHLLVALRGGADENRDGRVALDEAYRYAYARTLQDTSRTAVGGQHVTLDTNLTGHGAVALTYPARASAQLELPANVEGQLLITRARGGAVMAELTKAAGAALRLALPPGRYDILWRGASTIRSCSVTLPARGVHVLGTSGCQEITEEQATAREGQRGPSMAWGLELGLGMTHRGRASDYTDRLNAFGYQPGFLDGAWDARISAVVERQVFRHLSVLLTFDSLESRDFYRGLFSTEDDDHYRWRAWAVGLQLRGTLPLAGHWLYGYAQGGVGLGIARTVFDPGRDQDRTVRITDYGVQLSGALGLRFMPWRHAGFYLQGGYTYAPILQNDLGDRHDSGGASIVTGLRAQF from the coding sequence ATGCCGAAGACGCCTCACCTCCTCGGGCCCCTGTGCGCTGCGCTGCTGGCGCTGCACGGGGTCCACCCGGCCCGCAGCCAGGCTCAGGGCAGCGCGCCGCGCCCCGAGCGCATGGAGCTCGCCCCCGACGCGCACGCCTACGCGCTGGTGGTGGGCAGCAACGCGGGGGGCCCTGGCCAAGAGCCGCTGGCCTTCGCCGAGCGCGACGCCGACCGCGTGGCCGAGGTGCTGGTCGAGCTGGGTCACTACCCGCCCGCTGGCGTGGACCTCTTGCACTCGCCCACCCGCGCCCAGCTGCGCGCCTCTCTCGCCCGCCTGCGCCAGCGGCTGGCCGCGCACGCCGCGCGCGACGAGCAGAGCGTGGTGTTCTTCTACTACTCGGGGCACGCCCAGTCGCAGGCGCTCCGCCTGGGCCGTGAGGAGTTCCCGCTGACCGAGCTGCGCAGCGCCATCGACGCGCTGCCCGCCACGCTCACGCTGGTGGTGCTGGACGCCTGCCAGAGCGGCGCCTACTCCCGCGTGCGCGGCGCGAACCCCACGGCCGACTTCTCGCACAACTCCATCCAGCAGCTGCAGACGCGCGGCGTGGCGGTCATGGCCAGCAGCAGCGGCACCGAGCTGAGCCAGGAATCCGAGCGCCTGTCCGCGGGGTACTTCACGCACCACCTGCTGGTGGCCCTGCGCGGCGGCGCGGACGAGAACCGCGACGGCCGCGTGGCCCTGGACGAGGCCTACCGCTACGCCTACGCGCGCACGCTGCAAGACACGTCGCGCACTGCCGTGGGCGGCCAGCACGTCACGCTGGACACCAACCTCACCGGCCACGGCGCCGTGGCGCTGACCTACCCCGCGCGCGCCTCCGCGCAGCTGGAGCTCCCCGCCAACGTGGAGGGGCAGCTGCTGATCACGCGAGCGCGCGGCGGCGCCGTGATGGCCGAGCTGACCAAGGCCGCGGGCGCCGCGCTACGCTTGGCGCTGCCCCCGGGGCGCTACGACATCCTGTGGCGCGGCGCGAGCACCATCCGCAGCTGCAGCGTCACCCTGCCGGCGCGAGGCGTACACGTGCTGGGCACCAGCGGCTGTCAGGAGATCACGGAAGAGCAGGCCACGGCGCGGGAAGGCCAGCGCGGTCCGAGCATGGCCTGGGGCCTCGAGCTGGGCCTCGGCATGACCCACCGCGGTCGCGCCAGCGACTACACGGACAGGCTGAACGCGTTTGGGTACCAGCCCGGATTCCTGGACGGCGCGTGGGACGCGCGCATCTCCGCCGTCGTCGAGCGCCAAGTCTTCCGCCACCTGAGCGTGCTGCTGACCTTCGACAGCCTCGAGTCACGCGACTTCTACCGCGGCTTGTTCAGCACCGAGGACGACGACCACTACCGCTGGCGCGCGTGGGCGGTGGGCCTGCAGCTGCGCGGCACGCTGCCCCTCGCCGGCCACTGGCTGTACGGCTACGCCCAGGGCGGCGTGGGCCTCGGCATCGCGCGCACGGTGTTCGACCCGGGGCGTGACCAAGACCGCACGGTGCGCATCACCGACTACGGGGTGCAGCTGAGCGGCGCCCTGGGCCTGCGCTTCATGCCGTGGCGGCACGCGGGGTTCTACCTGCAGGGCGGCTACACGTACGCCCCCATCCTCCAAAACGACCTCGGCGACCGCCACGACAGCGGCGGCGCGTCCATCGTCACGGGCTTGCGGGCTCAGTTCTGA
- a CDS encoding SDR family NAD(P)-dependent oxidoreductase: MTQRFQDSIVWITGGGTGIGKALAVEFAKEGAKLALSGRRRDRLESAADELRALGAEVLVVPCDVTDEDSIDQAVSAVVAHFGKLDVCVANAGFSVAGRIKKLRASDWRRQFDVNVIGLASTCRAVIPHLERTKGRIALIGSVSALFPAPGLAPYSASKAAVRVIGASLSAELHGTGVSCTTIHPGFVESEIAQVDNQGRFDAEREDRRPQKLMWPADKAARVMVRGIYKRKREFVFTGHGKVGAFFGQHFPGLGYWATRGR; encoded by the coding sequence ATGACGCAGCGCTTTCAGGACAGCATCGTGTGGATCACCGGCGGCGGTACGGGCATCGGCAAGGCCCTCGCCGTGGAGTTCGCCAAGGAGGGGGCCAAGCTGGCGCTCTCCGGGCGTCGCCGGGACCGGCTGGAGAGCGCGGCCGACGAGCTGCGCGCCCTTGGCGCCGAGGTGCTGGTGGTGCCCTGTGACGTCACTGACGAGGACAGCATCGACCAGGCCGTGTCCGCCGTGGTGGCGCACTTCGGCAAGCTCGACGTGTGCGTGGCCAACGCCGGCTTCTCCGTGGCCGGGCGCATCAAGAAGCTGCGCGCGTCGGACTGGCGCCGGCAGTTCGACGTGAACGTCATCGGTCTTGCCTCTACTTGCCGCGCCGTCATCCCGCACCTGGAGCGCACGAAGGGCCGCATCGCGCTCATCGGGAGCGTCTCGGCGCTCTTTCCGGCGCCTGGGCTCGCGCCCTACTCCGCCAGCAAGGCCGCCGTGCGCGTCATTGGGGCGTCGCTGAGCGCGGAGCTGCACGGCACGGGCGTCAGCTGCACCACCATCCACCCGGGCTTCGTCGAGAGCGAGATCGCGCAGGTGGACAACCAGGGGCGCTTCGACGCCGAGCGCGAGGACAGGCGGCCCCAGAAGCTCATGTGGCCGGCCGACAAAGCGGCCCGCGTGATGGTGCGCGGCATCTACAAGCGCAAGCGCGAGTTTGTCTTCACCGGACACGGCAAGGTGGGGGCGTTCTTCGGGCAGCACTTCCCGGGGCTCGGCTACTGGGCCACTCGGGGGCGCTGA
- a CDS encoding DUF459 domain-containing protein, whose protein sequence is MGHRNSRSEPGGSVNTRGRCALGAAHTFPWLAGALLLVCAAPRATATEPATRATAVLLGSSSVGGHLGHTVERELGTAGVSVELRRRSSSGLARPDFYDWPRSVRRGPALGGHLGVMVLLGGNDTQPVRLMRGQRRVGAVRWDHDQAWRETYAGLVRAFGQELCERGARRVVWLLPPNPGRAGWSEKIARVRSVQREAASAIRCAGDVPAVVIDADSPSAPFGASESTDGVHLNRAGARRYWQLVGADIARALGVPTRADGDTATAATTATATATATATDAPTATVTEDPGAAR, encoded by the coding sequence GTGGGTCACAGGAACAGCCGTAGCGAGCCGGGGGGCTCCGTGAACACGCGGGGCCGCTGCGCCCTCGGCGCCGCCCACACCTTCCCGTGGCTGGCGGGGGCGCTCCTGCTGGTGTGCGCCGCGCCGCGCGCCACTGCGACCGAACCCGCCACCCGCGCGACGGCGGTGCTGCTGGGCTCGTCGTCGGTGGGCGGTCACCTCGGGCACACCGTCGAGCGCGAGCTGGGCACCGCAGGGGTCTCAGTGGAGCTGCGTCGGCGCTCGTCGAGCGGGCTCGCGCGCCCCGACTTCTACGACTGGCCCCGCAGCGTGCGGCGCGGGCCGGCCCTCGGCGGCCACCTGGGCGTGATGGTGCTGCTGGGCGGCAACGACACACAGCCGGTGCGGCTGATGCGCGGCCAGCGGCGCGTTGGCGCCGTGCGCTGGGACCACGACCAAGCCTGGCGCGAGACCTACGCGGGGCTGGTGCGCGCGTTCGGGCAGGAGCTGTGCGAACGCGGCGCGCGGCGCGTGGTGTGGCTGCTCCCACCCAATCCCGGCCGCGCTGGCTGGAGCGAGAAGATCGCGCGCGTGCGCAGCGTGCAGCGTGAGGCGGCCAGCGCCATCCGCTGCGCAGGCGACGTGCCCGCCGTGGTCATCGACGCGGACTCTCCGTCGGCCCCGTTCGGCGCGAGCGAGAGCACGGACGGCGTCCACCTGAACCGCGCGGGGGCGCGCCGCTACTGGCAGCTGGTGGGTGCGGACATCGCGCGCGCGCTCGGCGTTCCAACCCGCGCAGACGGGGACACCGCCACGGCCGCCACGACGGCGACGGCTACGGCGACGGCGACGGCGACGGACGCGCCTACGGCCACCGTCACGGAGGACCCAGGTGCCGCGCGCTAG
- a CDS encoding zf-HC2 domain-containing protein produces the protein MNTQQELVCVSTPVSWLRLERFVLGELPGDEARAVKEHLGACPACRACADTCAEPMDLPALPGLPAGATLADAHEPSEHADVSSPPSAATPGASSPPVPAPAVAVAPVLSHPRFQRARWMAPVAALGVAAAAAWVFVLRPAEPAEPERGIARVVPSEPPSEPQERVGASDAALQQARPDLSLTVLRERHGSVTEDPESFLLSDRFAVQLSCRPGHEGQQRVAVYQAGAWSLPLDGDDVRCGNRVRVPGAFSLSEPAAADVCVLWGDAALKASTASAELPAPGALTEAVCQRLEPAAAASP, from the coding sequence ATGAACACGCAGCAGGAGCTCGTGTGCGTGAGCACCCCCGTGTCGTGGCTGAGGCTCGAGCGCTTCGTGTTGGGCGAGCTGCCGGGCGACGAGGCGCGCGCCGTGAAAGAGCACCTGGGCGCGTGCCCGGCGTGCCGAGCGTGCGCCGACACGTGCGCGGAGCCGATGGACCTGCCCGCGCTGCCCGGTCTGCCTGCGGGTGCCACGCTGGCCGACGCACACGAGCCGTCCGAGCACGCCGACGTCTCCTCACCCCCGAGCGCAGCAACCCCAGGCGCCTCGTCGCCGCCCGTGCCGGCGCCCGCCGTCGCCGTGGCCCCCGTGCTGAGCCACCCGCGCTTCCAGCGTGCGCGCTGGATGGCCCCCGTGGCCGCCCTCGGAGTGGCCGCCGCCGCCGCGTGGGTGTTCGTGCTGCGTCCCGCGGAACCGGCGGAGCCCGAGCGTGGCATCGCCCGCGTGGTCCCGAGCGAGCCTCCCAGCGAGCCGCAGGAGCGTGTCGGCGCCTCGGACGCCGCGCTGCAGCAGGCGCGGCCCGACCTCAGCCTGACCGTCCTGCGCGAGCGTCATGGCAGCGTCACGGAAGACCCGGAGAGCTTCCTGCTGTCCGACCGCTTCGCCGTGCAGCTCAGCTGTCGCCCGGGTCACGAGGGGCAGCAGCGCGTGGCCGTCTATCAGGCGGGTGCGTGGAGCCTGCCCCTCGACGGCGACGACGTGCGCTGCGGCAACCGCGTGCGGGTCCCGGGCGCCTTCAGCCTGAGCGAGCCCGCCGCGGCCGACGTCTGCGTGCTGTGGGGCGACGCCGCGCTCAAGGCCAGCACCGCCAGCGCCGAGCTGCCCGCGCCAGGCGCGCTGACCGAGGCCGTTTGCCAACGCCTCGAGCCCGCCGCAGCCGCCTCGCCGTGA
- a CDS encoding metallophosphoesterase, whose product MTISSRFVVGWGGWALGAALALGACGESSPFDPRTDHETLVPEHARLDTPEPRNASRVAERESLLAEGWGEVSPGPGEPHVARVLGGGSAPETGAQPVRLAAFVHLADIQLTDDESPGRVARIDGPGITSAAYRPHDAYSCHLLAAMTRSIHTVDAALRDEQGAGLDFVLLGGDNIDNAQTNELRYLQELLGPAATVECDSGADDDPVPGLQPDPNDPKDPFDAPGLALPYYWVTGNHDVLVQGNLVPNALSQAEVTGGTSVGFARDWSQPGGPLGRTLAPDSERAYLSRAGLLEAVMADGSGHGVGAEQAASGRATYAFDVPDSRLRVIVVDSSAPRGAAGGVILHAELEGTIRPLFEAAAQDGKWVIVTAHHASASLGDGSGTGGAFEADAITPEEWNDFLSAQPHLLLSLVAHSHRHRLNELSGAEGSVFELLTASLADFPHQARVIEVTDEDNGYVRVRATCLNVSVQGDPVAAEGLRLGVLDYAVGWADSSESTPGDRNVDLYVPRPAGP is encoded by the coding sequence ATGACTATATCGTCACGATTTGTTGTCGGGTGGGGTGGGTGGGCCCTGGGCGCCGCGCTCGCCCTGGGTGCGTGCGGGGAGTCCAGCCCCTTCGACCCGCGCACGGATCACGAGACGCTGGTTCCAGAGCATGCGCGGCTCGACACGCCCGAACCGCGCAACGCCAGCCGCGTGGCCGAGCGTGAGAGCCTGCTCGCGGAGGGCTGGGGTGAGGTCTCCCCGGGTCCCGGCGAGCCGCACGTCGCGCGCGTCTTGGGTGGCGGCTCAGCGCCGGAGACGGGCGCGCAGCCAGTGCGTCTGGCGGCGTTCGTGCACCTGGCGGACATCCAGCTGACGGACGACGAGTCGCCCGGTCGGGTCGCGCGCATCGACGGCCCCGGCATCACCTCCGCTGCTTATCGCCCGCACGACGCCTACTCGTGCCACCTGCTCGCCGCCATGACGCGCTCGATCCACACCGTCGACGCGGCCTTGCGCGACGAGCAGGGCGCGGGGCTCGACTTCGTCCTGCTGGGTGGCGACAACATCGACAACGCCCAGACGAACGAGCTGCGCTACCTGCAGGAGCTGCTCGGGCCCGCCGCGACCGTGGAGTGCGACTCGGGCGCGGACGACGACCCCGTCCCGGGCCTGCAGCCGGACCCGAACGACCCCAAAGACCCGTTCGACGCGCCCGGCCTCGCGCTGCCGTACTACTGGGTGACGGGCAACCACGACGTGCTCGTGCAGGGCAACCTCGTGCCCAACGCGCTGTCGCAGGCGGAGGTCACCGGTGGGACGTCCGTGGGCTTCGCGCGCGACTGGTCGCAGCCGGGCGGGCCGCTGGGGCGCACCCTCGCGCCCGACAGCGAGCGGGCCTACCTCAGCCGCGCGGGGCTGCTCGAGGCGGTGATGGCCGATGGCTCCGGCCACGGCGTGGGCGCGGAGCAAGCGGCGAGCGGGCGCGCGACCTACGCCTTCGACGTCCCGGACAGCCGGCTGCGCGTCATCGTGGTGGACAGCTCGGCGCCACGCGGCGCCGCCGGCGGGGTGATCCTGCACGCCGAGCTCGAGGGCACCATCCGCCCCCTGTTCGAGGCCGCCGCGCAGGACGGCAAGTGGGTCATCGTGACGGCCCACCACGCGAGCGCCTCGCTGGGCGACGGGAGCGGCACGGGAGGCGCGTTCGAGGCGGACGCGATCACGCCCGAGGAGTGGAACGACTTCCTGTCCGCGCAGCCGCACTTGCTGTTGTCGCTCGTGGCGCACTCCCATCGGCACCGCCTGAACGAGCTGAGCGGCGCCGAGGGGTCGGTGTTCGAGCTGCTCACCGCATCGCTCGCCGACTTCCCGCATCAGGCGCGCGTGATCGAGGTGACCGACGAGGACAACGGCTATGTGCGCGTGCGCGCGACGTGCTTGAACGTGTCGGTGCAGGGCGACCCAGTCGCCGCCGAGGGCCTGCGGCTGGGCGTGCTGGACTACGCCGTGGGCTGGGCGGACTCGAGCGAGAGCACGCCCGGGGACCGCAACGTGGACCTCTACGTGCCACGCCCGGCCGGGCCCTGA
- a CDS encoding sigma-70 family RNA polymerase sigma factor: MDIYRRYGPALLRKATRLLGNRDDALDVVQGLFTDLFERGAVDVELPYLYRAVTNRCLTMLRDRNTHARLLHRESPALRAVVRTRCDEQVLGQDLLLKLMERLDEATVEVLVYRYWDDLDQTEIARVMGVSRKTVVRRMATLRAELVAMGALSEESAAREAAQDTADTDATDDASAGGAA; this comes from the coding sequence ATGGACATCTACCGCCGCTACGGGCCCGCGCTGCTGCGCAAGGCCACGCGCCTCCTGGGCAACCGCGACGATGCCCTCGACGTGGTGCAGGGGCTGTTCACCGACCTGTTCGAGCGCGGCGCCGTCGACGTCGAGCTCCCCTACCTCTACCGCGCCGTCACCAACCGCTGCCTGACCATGCTCCGCGACCGCAACACCCACGCCCGCCTGCTGCACCGCGAGTCCCCCGCGCTGCGCGCTGTGGTGCGCACGCGCTGCGATGAGCAGGTGCTGGGACAGGACCTGCTGCTGAAGCTCATGGAGCGGCTGGACGAGGCCACGGTGGAGGTGCTGGTCTATCGCTACTGGGACGACCTGGACCAGACCGAGATCGCGCGCGTCATGGGCGTGAGCCGCAAGACCGTCGTGCGCCGCATGGCCACGCTGCGCGCCGAGCTGGTGGCGATGGGCGCGCTCAGCGAGGAGAGCGCAGCGCGCGAGGCCGCGCAAGACACCGCGGACACGGACGCGACGGATGACGCCAGCGCGGGGGGTGCCGCATGA
- a CDS encoding dienelactone hydrolase family protein, with product MNHRTLCSASSTLLLCLLALGLAGCSGCGDGAGGGGTDGGGSRDATQQDVGLPPAPDLGPDVVSSVIAFDNARGEPVRAVLATPTSAGPHPAVLVLHGSGGLYRMPEASDPGPCSPRLEAQFQRWAIRLVELGFVVLMPDSFGSRGFCDYNDDPRQADAYPPITGDTDGKTRRLLDRIYDADAATRLLAARADVDAGAIALLGFSNGASTAALYAHHRLPEALQEFAARSEAQALGVTIPALPGPVPALRQSIAYYPGCGFDGLLPFSTDSEDVDAFFYPAPPLQVLHASLDPLLDHCSITQTGTRELQADGYAAAQSAPDHYAITIYAGADHGFDAAGCESPTAPTDPDTVACAAALDVTLGLLAPLLP from the coding sequence ATGAACCACCGCACCCTCTGCAGCGCCTCGTCGACCCTCTTGCTCTGCCTGCTCGCGCTTGGCCTCGCAGGCTGCAGCGGCTGCGGAGACGGCGCTGGGGGCGGAGGAACCGACGGGGGCGGCTCGCGCGACGCCACACAGCAAGACGTCGGGCTCCCCCCTGCGCCCGACCTCGGGCCAGACGTGGTCAGCTCGGTCATCGCGTTCGACAACGCGCGCGGCGAGCCCGTACGCGCCGTGCTGGCCACGCCCACCAGCGCCGGCCCACACCCCGCGGTGCTGGTGCTGCACGGCTCGGGTGGCCTCTACCGTATGCCGGAGGCGAGCGACCCGGGCCCGTGCAGCCCGCGGCTCGAGGCGCAGTTTCAGCGCTGGGCCATCCGCCTGGTGGAGCTCGGCTTCGTCGTGCTCATGCCCGACAGCTTCGGCTCGCGCGGCTTCTGCGACTACAACGACGACCCACGGCAGGCCGACGCCTATCCGCCCATCACGGGCGACACGGACGGCAAGACCCGGCGCCTCCTGGACCGCATCTACGACGCCGACGCGGCGACCCGCCTGCTGGCCGCGCGGGCGGACGTGGACGCGGGCGCCATCGCGCTGCTGGGCTTCTCGAACGGCGCGTCCACCGCCGCGCTCTACGCGCACCACCGCCTGCCCGAAGCACTGCAAGAGTTCGCGGCGCGCAGCGAGGCCCAAGCGCTGGGCGTGACCATCCCCGCGCTCCCCGGCCCCGTGCCCGCGCTGCGGCAGTCCATCGCGTACTACCCGGGCTGCGGCTTCGACGGTCTGCTGCCCTTCAGCACGGACAGCGAGGACGTGGACGCGTTCTTCTACCCCGCGCCGCCGCTCCAGGTGCTGCACGCGTCGCTCGACCCGCTGCTGGACCACTGCTCCATCACGCAGACGGGCACGCGTGAGCTCCAGGCCGACGGCTACGCGGCTGCACAGAGCGCCCCCGACCACTACGCGATCACCATCTACGCTGGCGCCGACCACGGCTTCGACGCGGCTGGCTGCGAGTCGCCCACGGCGCCAACGGACCCCGACACGGTCGCGTGCGCGGCGGCGCTGGACGTGACCCTCGGGCTGCTCGCGCCGCTCCTCCCCTGA
- a CDS encoding alpha/beta hydrolase codes for MTSPNTSAAPHANTPAHDASTQTRDPHVGAAHALTEGDVSARLGGAPDRMLDVGHAQLAYYRFGQGPDLVCVHGWPLHAATFRRVVPHLARDFTVHLLDLPGTGQSVWDERSHIDLVAHGASVRRATELLGLTRFAYLGHDSGAAISRLAAADDPRVFAHVMADTEIPGHTPWQLKLYALTMRVPGLIQLVMRALSVGAFRRSALGFGGCFTNPRYVDGDFGAWFVQPLATDPHVLAGQLRLLKGLDPDVLAGLRSTHAQLSAPSLLLWGSDDPFFPVSGARAMLPQFPAGAELVTLPGARLFPHEDHPEAFSAATRAFLLRHAAAD; via the coding sequence ATGACATCGCCCAACACCTCCGCCGCGCCTCACGCAAACACTCCAGCCCACGACGCCAGCACACAGACGCGTGACCCACATGTCGGCGCCGCCCACGCCCTCACCGAAGGCGACGTCAGCGCGCGCCTCGGTGGCGCGCCCGACCGCATGCTCGACGTGGGCCACGCCCAGCTCGCGTACTACCGCTTCGGGCAGGGCCCCGACCTGGTCTGCGTGCACGGCTGGCCGCTGCACGCCGCGACGTTCCGGCGCGTAGTCCCGCACCTCGCGCGCGACTTCACGGTGCACCTGCTGGACCTGCCGGGCACGGGCCAGAGCGTGTGGGACGAGCGCTCGCACATCGACCTCGTCGCGCACGGCGCGTCGGTGCGGCGCGCGACCGAGCTGCTGGGTCTGACGCGCTTCGCCTACCTGGGTCACGACAGCGGCGCGGCCATCTCGCGCCTGGCCGCGGCCGACGACCCGCGCGTGTTCGCGCACGTCATGGCGGACACCGAGATCCCCGGGCACACGCCCTGGCAGCTGAAGCTGTATGCGCTGACCATGCGGGTCCCCGGGTTGATCCAGCTCGTCATGCGCGCTCTCAGCGTGGGCGCGTTTCGTCGCTCGGCCCTCGGCTTCGGCGGCTGCTTCACGAACCCGCGCTACGTGGACGGCGACTTCGGCGCCTGGTTCGTGCAGCCGCTGGCCACGGACCCACACGTGCTCGCGGGCCAGCTGCGCCTGCTGAAGGGCCTCGACCCCGACGTGCTCGCCGGGCTACGCAGCACGCACGCCCAGCTGAGCGCGCCGAGCCTGCTGCTGTGGGGCAGCGACGACCCGTTCTTCCCGGTGTCGGGCGCCCGCGCCATGCTCCCGCAGTTCCCGGCGGGCGCCGAGCTGGTCACGCTGCCGGGGGCGCGTCTCTTCCCGCACGAAGACCACCCCGAGGCATTCAGCGCAGCGACCCGCGCGTTCTTGCTGCGCCACGCGGCAGCCGACTGA